The following proteins come from a genomic window of Sesamum indicum cultivar Zhongzhi No. 13 linkage group LG10, S_indicum_v1.0, whole genome shotgun sequence:
- the LOC105172568 gene encoding uncharacterized protein LOC105172568, translating into MKSVTFKVLMATKKNAFISMFLTMAPSPPPSTTTLFSAKPMMPSSASSFFLHPSTAAPAVPFRSLAFSTKATPPQHQSVTPSPPQEKKSLAVATGEIFLGIASRILNKGGSSVSGGDGSEMMFAEEEEGGEWLWRRRRKERIVAVVEDPVQPEVVWEQRVKDVEAERRRKAVTSPGFSFSAAGLLFPYHLGVAQLLIQKGYIKETTPLAGSSAGAIVCAVIASGASMQEALEATKILAEDCRTRGTAFRLGAVLRDILHKFLPDDAHIRSSGRVRVAVTQILWRPKGLLVDQFDSKEDLIDAVFTSSFIPGYLAPRPATMFRNRLCIDGGLTLFMPPTSAAQTVRVCAFPAGRLGLQGIGISPDLNPENRATPRELFNWALEPAADDILDKLFELGYLDAAVWAEDNPVEKIVRDNTSYIENSPTQ; encoded by the exons ATGAAAAGCGTTACTTTCAAAGTTTTGATGGCTACGAAGAAAAATGCGTTTATTTCAATGTTTCTGACGATGGCCCCTTCCCCTCCCCCCTCAACAACCACCCTCTTCTCCGCTAAACCGATGATGCCTTCCTCCGcctcttctttcttcctcCACCCTTCCACCGCCGCCCCTGCTGTCCCATTTCGCAGCCTTGCTTTCTCCACCAAAGCCACGCCGCCACAGCACCAGAGCGTCACCCCTTCCCCACCACAGGAGAAAAAGTCTTTGGCTGTTGCCACCGGGGAGATCTTCCTCGGGATTGCGTCGCGAATTTTGAACAAGGGAGGGAGTAGTGTGAGTGGAGGAGACGGGAGTGAGATGATGTTTGCGGAAGAGGAGGAGGGGGGGGAGTGGTTGTGGAGGCGTCGGAGGAAGGAGAGGATTGTAGCAGTGGTGGAAGACCCGGTTCAGCCGGAGGTGGTGTGGGAACAGAGGGTGAAAGATGTGGAGGCAGAGCGGCGGCGCAAGGCTGTCACTAGTCCCGGGTTTAGCTTCTCCGCTGCTGGGCTTTTGTTTCCTTACCATCTTGGGGTGGCTCAGCTTCTCATTCAGAAGGGTTATATCAAG GAAACAACACCTCTTGCTGGTTCCTCTGCTGGTGCCATTGTCTGTGCGGTGATTGCCTCTGGAGCCAGCATGCAGGAAGCACTTGAAGCTACCAAGATATTGGCTGAAGATTGCAGGACTCGAGGGACTGCATTCCGCCTTGGG GCTGTTCTTAGAGATATCTTGCACAAGTTTCTTCCAGATGATGCCCATATCAGATCCAGTGGAAGAGTTCGTG TTGCTGTGACGCAGATTCTTTGGAGGCCAAAAGGTTTACTGGTTGACCAATTTGATTCTAAAGAAGATCTGATTGATGCAGTTTTCACTTCCTCTTTCATTCCAGG ATATCTTGCTCCAAGGCCAGCAACAATGTTTCGAAACCGTCTATGTATTGATGGAGGTTTAACATTGTTCATGCCACCAACTTCGGCTGCTCAAACG GTACGTGTTTGTGCTTTTCCTGCCGGTCGTTTGGGCTTGCAGGGAATTGGCATCAGCCCCGATCTCAACCCAGAAAACCGGGCTACTCCCCGAGAG CTTTTTAATTGGGCACTTGAGCCAGCAGCagacgatattctcgataagCTGTTTGAACTTGGATATCTAGATGCAGCTGTCTGGGCTGAGGACAACCCAGTCGAGAAAATAGTTAGAGACAACACGTCTTACATTGAAAACAGCCCCACACAATAG